The following proteins are co-located in the Imtechella halotolerans genome:
- the tsaE gene encoding tRNA (adenosine(37)-N6)-threonylcarbamoyltransferase complex ATPase subunit type 1 TsaE — protein MKITFTLDTIDKAAEEILSQCQYKTLLFYGEMGAGKTTLIKSLTKALGITQTTGSPTFGIVNIYEGNGETIHHFDMYRLKKEEEAFDIGFEEYLTSPYWNFIEWPEKVSSLLPTNTTKINLKILDHTTRLCTIDNGSNELK, from the coding sequence ATGAAGATTACTTTTACCCTAGATACAATTGATAAGGCGGCGGAGGAAATACTTTCTCAATGCCAATACAAAACCTTATTATTTTATGGAGAGATGGGTGCTGGTAAAACAACACTTATCAAATCATTAACAAAAGCGTTAGGGATTACTCAAACGACCGGTAGTCCAACTTTTGGAATTGTTAATATCTATGAAGGTAATGGGGAGACGATTCACCATTTTGATATGTACCGACTCAAAAAAGAAGAAGAAGCTTTCGATATAGGATTTGAGGAATACCTTACATCTCCTTATTGGAATTTTATAGAATGGCCGGAGAAAGTTTCTTCATTACTACCCACTAATACTACTAAAATAAATTTAAAAATACTTGACCACACTACCAGGTTATGTACTATAGACAATGGTAGTAACGAATTAAAGTAA
- a CDS encoding alanine dehydrogenase: MKQPLSPFTKQQLLPQEEMLEIFKQKGELFIGIPRESALQEKRVCLTPDAVSALVAHGHRVLIESKAGVEANFLDSEYIDAGGEVTNDTKKVFSCPIILKVEPPTLEELTYINPQTIIISALQIKTQNKKYFEELAKKRVTAIAFEYIRDEDGNYPAVRSLSEIAGTASILIASELLSNVKNGNGLMFGNVSGVPPVEVVILGAGTVGEFAARSAIGLGASVKIFDNSISKLREVQINLGRTLYTSTLQPKNLIKALKRCDVVVGAVRGKNRAPIIVSETMVENMKKGAVIIDVSIDMGGCFETSEITTHDNPTFTKHGVTHYCVPNIPSRYSRTASVSISNIFTPYLLKIADDGGVENSLRFDRGLKNGLYFYHGILTNKTVAEWFDLPYRDINLLIF, translated from the coding sequence ATGAAACAGCCGCTTTCACCTTTCACAAAGCAGCAATTACTCCCTCAAGAAGAAATGCTGGAAATCTTTAAACAAAAGGGAGAACTTTTTATTGGCATTCCTCGTGAAAGTGCTTTACAAGAAAAAAGAGTATGTCTGACGCCTGACGCTGTAAGTGCACTGGTTGCTCACGGCCATAGAGTTCTTATTGAATCTAAGGCAGGAGTCGAGGCTAATTTTTTAGATAGTGAATACATCGATGCCGGCGGGGAGGTAACAAATGATACTAAGAAAGTTTTTTCTTGTCCGATTATTCTAAAAGTTGAACCTCCTACTCTGGAAGAACTTACTTATATAAATCCGCAAACAATTATTATATCTGCCTTGCAGATTAAAACCCAAAACAAGAAGTATTTTGAAGAATTAGCAAAGAAAAGAGTTACAGCTATTGCCTTTGAATATATAAGAGATGAAGATGGGAACTACCCTGCTGTACGATCGTTAAGCGAAATAGCGGGAACAGCTTCGATTCTTATTGCTTCTGAATTACTTTCCAATGTTAAAAACGGAAATGGCCTCATGTTTGGAAATGTTAGTGGGGTTCCTCCAGTTGAAGTGGTCATTCTAGGGGCTGGAACAGTAGGCGAATTTGCAGCACGTTCAGCAATAGGTCTGGGAGCAAGTGTGAAAATATTTGATAATTCAATAAGTAAATTAAGAGAAGTTCAAATTAATCTTGGTCGAACTTTATATACTTCCACCTTACAGCCCAAAAATCTCATTAAAGCACTGAAAAGGTGTGATGTAGTGGTTGGTGCCGTAAGAGGCAAAAATAGAGCACCTATTATCGTATCAGAAACCATGGTTGAAAATATGAAAAAAGGTGCAGTCATCATTGATGTGAGCATAGACATGGGAGGATGCTTTGAAACCAGCGAAATCACAACCCATGATAATCCTACGTTTACAAAGCATGGTGTCACACACTACTGTGTCCCTAATATCCCATCTAGATACTCCCGAACAGCTTCGGTTTCCATAAGTAATATATTTACACCTTACCTTCTAAAAATAGCGGATGACGGAGGAGTTGAAAACTCCTTACGTTTTGATAGAGGATTAAAAAATGGTTTGTATTTTTACCACGGAATTTTAACCAATAAAACGGTAGCAGAGTGGTTTGACCTGCCCTACCGAGACATTAATTTATTGATATTTTAA
- a CDS encoding DUF4258 domain-containing protein, translating to MSLIKRIGFYLIGFSLGLVFLAFFFKEKRTEFCYLPNCRVLKEIRSKELTFTPEIQLLIDNNTITLEDFKILFLEGDIDFSRSNTNAKPCKNYLVNGKIKGNPVEVALKNCANKIVVEKVNTP from the coding sequence ATGAGTCTTATTAAAAGAATAGGCTTTTATCTAATTGGATTTTCCTTAGGTTTGGTCTTTTTAGCTTTCTTTTTTAAAGAAAAACGTACTGAATTTTGCTATTTACCTAATTGTAGGGTTCTAAAAGAAATACGTTCTAAGGAGCTTACCTTTACTCCAGAAATACAACTACTGATTGATAACAACACCATTACGCTTGAAGATTTCAAAATTCTTTTTTTGGAAGGAGATATTGATTTCTCAAGAAGTAACACCAATGCAAAACCTTGCAAAAATTACCTGGTAAACGGAAAAATAAAAGGCAACCCCGTAGAAGTTGCCTTAAAAAATTGTGCTAATAAAATTGTAGTTGAAAAAGTAAACACTCCTTAA
- a CDS encoding proline dehydrogenase family protein, producing MKTIFNNTQNAFALKSDSELERAYFLFRLIANEPLVRIGTAVTNFAIKAHLPVEGLIRATVFDHFCGGVTEQDCIPVVEKMYQKGVSSVLDYSVEGKEDEAHFDDAFHKTLSIMEFVSTHQALPFAVFKPSGYGRIKLYEKVGNKQELSASEQEEWNRVVNRYEVTCKKAFELDVPLLIDAEESWMQDAADNLVEEMMRKYNKEKAIVFNTLQMYRWDRLDYLKGLHERSKEHGFYIGMKLVRGAYMEKENDRALEKGYPTPICASKQASDENYDAGVQYMVEHLNTMALFAGTHNENSSLKLMQLMDAHGLSKDDKRIWFGQLYGMSDHISFNLSENGYNVAKYLPFGPVRDVMPYLIRRAEENTSVAGQTSRELNLLREERQRRKLSDD from the coding sequence ATGAAAACGATTTTTAATAACACCCAAAACGCATTTGCTCTTAAAAGTGATTCTGAACTTGAAAGAGCATATTTTTTATTCCGTCTTATCGCTAATGAACCATTAGTGCGTATCGGAACTGCTGTGACTAATTTTGCTATTAAAGCACACCTTCCTGTTGAAGGATTGATTCGTGCTACGGTTTTTGACCATTTTTGTGGTGGTGTAACCGAACAAGATTGTATCCCTGTTGTAGAGAAAATGTACCAAAAAGGAGTAAGTTCAGTATTGGATTACTCTGTAGAAGGGAAGGAAGATGAAGCTCATTTTGATGACGCTTTTCATAAGACTCTAAGTATTATGGAGTTTGTTAGTACGCACCAGGCTTTGCCATTTGCTGTATTTAAACCTTCAGGTTATGGAAGAATTAAACTCTATGAGAAGGTTGGGAATAAGCAGGAGCTTTCTGCTTCGGAACAAGAAGAATGGAATCGAGTTGTAAATCGATATGAAGTGACCTGTAAAAAGGCATTTGAACTTGATGTCCCATTGCTAATCGACGCCGAAGAAAGTTGGATGCAGGATGCTGCGGATAATCTAGTTGAAGAAATGATGCGAAAGTATAACAAGGAAAAGGCAATAGTCTTTAACACCTTGCAAATGTATCGTTGGGATCGCTTAGATTATCTTAAAGGATTACATGAACGTTCAAAAGAACATGGTTTCTATATAGGAATGAAATTAGTTCGAGGGGCCTACATGGAAAAGGAAAATGATCGTGCTTTGGAAAAAGGATATCCTACACCAATTTGTGCTTCAAAACAGGCTAGTGATGAGAACTACGATGCTGGTGTTCAATATATGGTGGAGCATCTTAATACCATGGCTTTATTTGCAGGAACACATAATGAAAATAGCTCTTTAAAGTTGATGCAGCTAATGGACGCTCACGGATTATCGAAAGATGATAAACGTATCTGGTTTGGACAGTTATACGGGATGAGTGACCACATTAGTTTTAATCTTTCTGAGAATGGATATAATGTTGCTAAATACTTACCTTTTGGACCAGTAAGAGACGTTATGCCTTATCTTATTCGTAGAGCTGAAGAAAATACTTCTGTTGCGGGTCAAACCAGCAGAGAATTAAATCTATTGAGAGAAGAACGTCAACGCAGAAAACTTTCTGATGATTAA
- the aroB gene encoding 3-dehydroquinate synthase — translation MKSIAAQNYYVHFNENAYSAINNSLETNRYSKIFILVDEQTHEYCLPTFMSNIVGEYDFEIIEIESGEIYKNIETATQVWLALSELNADRKSLLINLGGGVVTDLGGFIASTYQRGIHFINVPTTLLSMVDASIGGKTGIDLGVIKNQIGVINTPEMVLIDTSFLQTLPREQMRSGLAEMLKHGLIQDEQYWKKMTHLNQLNEEILDELIYHSVIIKNKVVTQDPTEKNLRKTLNFGHTLGHAIESYFLQSDEKKMLLHGEAIAIGMILAAYLSSEVTGFPVEQRDEIKEVLHSFYDSVFFEPNDIEAIIALLKYDKKNTHGNINFVLLETIGNPIIDITVSNELIYSAFEYYNS, via the coding sequence TTGAAATCAATAGCCGCTCAAAACTACTATGTTCACTTTAACGAAAATGCGTATTCCGCTATAAATAACTCACTGGAAACCAATAGGTATTCAAAGATTTTTATTTTAGTAGACGAACAAACTCATGAATATTGTCTGCCGACATTTATGAGTAACATCGTGGGAGAATATGATTTTGAAATCATAGAAATTGAGTCAGGAGAAATTTATAAAAATATAGAAACCGCGACCCAAGTTTGGCTTGCGCTTTCTGAGTTAAATGCAGACAGAAAAAGTCTTCTAATTAATTTAGGGGGAGGTGTAGTTACTGACTTAGGTGGTTTTATCGCTTCAACCTACCAAAGAGGAATTCATTTTATAAATGTACCAACTACCCTACTTTCCATGGTAGATGCCTCTATTGGTGGAAAAACAGGAATTGATTTAGGAGTTATAAAAAATCAAATTGGGGTTATAAATACTCCTGAAATGGTTCTTATCGACACATCCTTTTTACAAACTCTTCCTCGTGAACAAATGCGTAGTGGTCTAGCCGAAATGTTAAAACATGGTCTTATTCAAGATGAACAATATTGGAAAAAGATGACTCATTTAAATCAACTTAATGAAGAAATTCTTGATGAGCTTATTTACCATTCCGTGATTATTAAAAACAAAGTGGTTACGCAAGATCCTACTGAAAAGAATCTTCGAAAAACACTTAATTTTGGTCATACCCTAGGGCATGCTATTGAATCTTATTTTCTACAGAGTGACGAAAAGAAAATGTTACTACATGGCGAAGCTATAGCTATAGGAATGATCTTAGCTGCCTATCTTTCTTCTGAAGTTACCGGTTTTCCTGTTGAGCAACGAGATGAAATAAAAGAAGTCTTACATTCCTTTTATGATAGTGTATTTTTCGAACCTAATGATATAGAAGCCATCATTGCTCTTTTAAAATATGACAAGAAGAATACGCATGGGAACATTAATTTTGTTTTACTAGAGACCATTGGAAACCCTATAATTGATATTACAGTTTCTAATGAGTTGATTTATAGCGCATTTGAATATTACAATTCTTAA
- a CDS encoding arginine decarboxylase, whose amino-acid sequence MKNKYIDLIDQTYYFPQEEFTLDDNKLLFHNIDLMQLVEEYGAPLKFTYLPQISNNINKAKSWFKKAIEKHNYGGQYNYCYCTKSSHFEHVLTEALKNNIHIETSSAIDINIVNNLISQNKITKDNYIICNGFKREAYIKNIADLINGGHEKCVPIIDNYEELNLLDEAIDRDFSVGIRIASEEEPKFEFYTSRLGIGYRNIVPFYNREIKDNEKVTLKMLHFFINTGIRDTAYYWNELLKCLKVYIQLRKICPTVDSLNIGGGFPIKNSLAFNYDYEYMVDEIINQIKNACDEAEVPVPHIFTEFGSFTVGESGGAVYEVLYQKQQNDREKWNMINSSFITTLPDTWAISKRFILLPLNRWNDEYERVLLGGLTCDSDDYYNSEQNMNAIYLPKFNKNKPLYIGFFNTGAYQETIGGFGGLQHCLIPTPKHILIDRDENGEITTKLFAEQQTAEQLLKILGYND is encoded by the coding sequence ATGAAAAACAAATATATAGACCTTATTGACCAAACTTATTATTTTCCTCAAGAAGAATTCACCCTTGATGACAACAAGTTACTTTTTCACAATATTGATTTAATGCAATTAGTTGAGGAGTATGGTGCTCCTTTAAAATTCACCTATCTTCCTCAAATATCAAATAACATAAATAAAGCGAAGAGTTGGTTTAAAAAAGCCATTGAAAAACACAATTACGGTGGTCAGTACAATTATTGCTATTGCACTAAAAGTTCACATTTTGAGCATGTACTTACCGAGGCATTGAAAAACAATATACATATTGAGACTTCCTCCGCAATTGATATTAATATCGTAAATAATCTTATTTCACAAAATAAAATCACCAAGGACAATTACATAATTTGTAACGGGTTCAAACGTGAGGCATATATTAAAAATATAGCTGACCTTATTAATGGAGGACATGAAAAATGTGTACCTATTATTGATAACTATGAGGAATTAAATCTTCTTGATGAAGCCATTGATCGTGATTTCAGTGTAGGGATCCGTATTGCATCGGAGGAAGAACCGAAATTCGAATTTTACACCAGTCGTTTAGGAATCGGATATCGTAATATTGTTCCTTTTTACAATCGTGAAATTAAGGACAATGAAAAAGTTACTCTTAAAATGCTTCACTTCTTCATCAATACCGGTATAAGAGATACCGCATATTATTGGAATGAACTATTGAAGTGTTTAAAAGTATATATTCAACTGCGTAAAATCTGTCCTACAGTTGACAGTCTTAATATCGGAGGTGGCTTTCCTATCAAAAATTCATTAGCATTTAATTATGATTATGAATACATGGTGGATGAAATCATTAATCAAATTAAAAATGCTTGTGACGAAGCAGAAGTTCCTGTACCACATATATTTACTGAATTTGGTAGTTTTACTGTAGGTGAAAGTGGTGGAGCTGTTTATGAGGTTTTATACCAAAAACAACAAAACGACCGTGAAAAATGGAATATGATAAATTCCTCTTTCATCACTACTTTGCCAGATACTTGGGCAATTAGTAAACGTTTTATATTATTGCCATTAAATAGATGGAATGATGAGTATGAACGTGTTCTTCTTGGAGGACTTACTTGTGATAGTGATGATTACTACAATAGTGAACAAAATATGAATGCCATATACTTGCCTAAATTTAACAAGAATAAACCTTTGTATATTGGCTTTTTCAATACAGGTGCCTATCAAGAAACCATTGGAGGATTTGGTGGTCTACAACACTGCCTTATCCCTACACCTAAACATATATTAATAGATAGGGACGAAAATGGTGAGATCACCACAAAATTATTTGCAGAACAACAAACAGCTGAACAATTACTTAAAATTTTAGGTTACAATGACTAA
- the speB gene encoding agmatinase, translating into MTKKTYAGIPEKYSRLDDAKVVLIPVPYDGTSTWQKGADKGPEAFLDASENMELFDIETRSEPYKKGVYLAPAITENSSPEKMVETVHKITKNYINQDKFVTIFGGEHSISIGTIRAFNECFENLTVLQIDAHADLRAEFHGSKCNHACAVYEASKTTNLIQVGIRSMDIEELDNMDENQVYFAHDMVNDDDWMNDAIGQMTPNVFITIDLDAFDPSILPSTGTPEPGGLLWYETLTFLKKVFKKKNVVGFDIVELCPNPEERSSDFAAAKLYYKMLAYKFKYNNKKNDEDDE; encoded by the coding sequence ATGACTAAAAAAACGTATGCAGGAATACCCGAAAAATATTCGCGCCTTGATGACGCTAAAGTGGTATTAATTCCAGTTCCCTATGATGGAACCAGCACATGGCAGAAAGGTGCCGATAAGGGCCCTGAGGCGTTTCTAGATGCTTCAGAAAACATGGAATTGTTTGACATTGAAACACGTAGTGAACCGTATAAAAAAGGAGTCTACCTAGCTCCTGCTATCACTGAGAATTCTTCTCCAGAAAAAATGGTAGAAACAGTTCATAAAATTACCAAGAACTATATCAACCAAGATAAATTTGTAACCATTTTTGGTGGAGAACATTCTATATCAATTGGTACTATTAGAGCATTTAATGAATGTTTTGAAAATCTCACGGTATTACAAATTGACGCACATGCTGATTTACGTGCTGAGTTTCATGGTTCAAAGTGTAATCATGCATGTGCTGTATACGAAGCAAGTAAAACAACCAATCTAATTCAGGTAGGTATCCGCAGCATGGATATTGAGGAACTTGATAATATGGATGAAAATCAAGTTTATTTTGCACATGACATGGTAAATGATGATGATTGGATGAATGATGCTATTGGTCAAATGACTCCAAACGTATTTATAACTATAGATTTAGATGCTTTTGATCCTTCCATTCTGCCTTCGACCGGTACTCCTGAGCCAGGTGGACTGCTGTGGTATGAAACACTTACTTTCTTGAAAAAAGTATTCAAGAAGAAAAATGTAGTAGGATTCGACATTGTAGAGTTATGCCCTAATCCTGAGGAGCGCTCTTCAGATTTTGCTGCAGCCAAATTGTACTACAAAATGTTGGCCTACAAATTCAAATACAATAACAAAAAAAATGATGAAGACGATGAGTAA
- a CDS encoding deoxyhypusine synthase family protein translates to MSKGPISNFIEKYYLHFNAAALVDAAKGYEAQLAQGSKMMVTLAGAMSTAELGKIFAEMIRQDKVQIISCTGANLEEDIMNLVAHSHYERVPNYRDLTPQQEWDLLERGLNRVTDTCIPEHEAFRRLQKHIHKIWKEADDKGERYFPHEFMYKMLLSGVLEEYYEIDLKDSWMYAAAEKNLPIIVPGWEDSTMGNIFASYVVKGELKASTMKSGIEYMTFLANWYTKNSNNGVGFFQIGGGIAGDFPICVVPMLYQDLEMHDVPFWSYFCQISDSTTSYGSYSGAVPNEKITWGKLDINTPKFIIESDATIVAPLVFAYILDM, encoded by the coding sequence ATGAGTAAAGGACCTATTTCCAATTTCATAGAAAAATATTATTTACATTTTAATGCGGCCGCTTTAGTAGATGCCGCCAAAGGATATGAAGCCCAATTAGCGCAAGGTTCCAAAATGATGGTTACTCTTGCCGGAGCTATGAGTACTGCCGAACTAGGTAAAATATTTGCTGAGATGATTCGTCAAGATAAGGTTCAAATAATCTCTTGTACAGGTGCAAACTTGGAAGAAGATATTATGAATCTTGTTGCCCACTCTCATTATGAGCGCGTACCTAATTATAGAGACCTTACTCCTCAGCAAGAATGGGACTTATTAGAACGAGGATTAAACCGCGTAACCGATACCTGTATTCCTGAACATGAAGCTTTCAGAAGATTGCAAAAACACATTCACAAAATCTGGAAAGAGGCGGATGATAAAGGAGAACGCTATTTCCCACATGAATTCATGTATAAAATGTTGCTATCTGGTGTCCTAGAAGAATACTATGAAATTGATCTAAAGGATTCTTGGATGTATGCAGCTGCAGAAAAAAACCTGCCTATTATTGTACCAGGATGGGAAGATAGTACTATGGGTAACATTTTTGCCTCATATGTAGTTAAGGGAGAATTGAAAGCTTCTACCATGAAAAGTGGTATTGAATACATGACTTTCCTAGCGAATTGGTATACTAAAAACTCAAATAATGGTGTTGGCTTCTTCCAAATTGGAGGTGGAATCGCAGGTGATTTCCCAATTTGTGTGGTTCCTATGTTATACCAAGACCTAGAAATGCATGATGTTCCTTTCTGGAGCTATTTCTGTCAAATTTCAGATAGTACCACCAGTTACGGATCATATTCTGGAGCTGTTCCGAATGAAAAAATAACTTGGGGTAAACTCGATATTAACACACCAAAATTTATTATCGAGAGTGATGCAACTATTGTAGCACCTCTAGTTTTCGCCTATATTTTAGATATGTAA